Genomic segment of Candidatus Omnitrophota bacterium:
AATAAACGTTATCGCCGAGGGCGGCGACGGCGGTACCGCGGACATCGGTTTGCAGGCTTTATCCGGGATGTTGGAGCGGGGCCACGACATACTGTATGTGTGTTATGATAACGAGGCGTACATGAATACCGGCATCCAGCGAAGCGGGCTTACTCCTTTTGACGCGAATACCACCACCAGCCCCAAAGGCGCTAAATCTTTCGGCAACCTGCGTTTCAAAAAACCTATGCCGGAAATAACAATGGCCCATGGTATCCCGTACGTGGCTACCGCTTCGGTGGCATATCCCCAGGACATACAAAGAAAGGTAAAGAAAGCGCTTTTGATAAAAGGGCCTAAATACATTCAGATCCATGTTCCCTGTCCTTTAGGATGGCAGCATGGTTCGCAGCTTACTTCCGATGTGGCAAAGCTGGCGGTGGATACGGGATTATACCCCTTGATCGAATACGAGAATGGTAAGCTTGCCGCTGTGCGCAAGATCACCCCTAAACCGGTTAGCGAATACCTGAAAGTCCAGGGCAGGTTTAAGCATTTATTGGCGGCTCCGGATGAGATAAAGAAAGTCCAGGATATCGCGGATGCGAATATCGCGAAATACGGTTTAAAAATAGAAAACACCCAGAGCTGATAAGGCTCAAATTTGAGGAGGGCAACAAGATGGTAAAAGTTACAATTGATAATTCGGCCTGCGTGGGTTGCGGTTTATGCGAACAGGCCTGTCCTGAAGTATTCAAGGTCGAAGGCGATGGTATCGCCCATGTTAAGGCCAGCTTTTGCGACCAGCACAATCTCAAGGAAGTGGCTGATCAGTGCCCGGTCACCGCGATCAAAGTCAGCTGATCTGTAGACGTTGTATCTAACTCGCCGGAATGCATTGAGTTACAAATAAATGTTTTGGCGGTTAAAATGGAATAAATAAAAACCCCTGGTTCAAAATGACCAGGGTTTTTTATTTGGAAACGAATATAATTTCGCTTAAAACATTTATTTGTAACCCTATATCCTTAAATGCGTTAGCTACAACGTCTGCTGGTTGGTGGCGATTTTGGTAAGTTCTAAAAGAAACGTGCTGAAGGCATCGTCCTTTTTCTGCTGAACAGCTTTTTGACTGAACACTGCTTTTTCCTCGCTATATTTCTTTTCGTCGATACCGATCTTTTCTTTTAGTTTTATTATATATATCCCTGAGTTTGTCTCGATCGGCCCTGCAGGCTGTTCGGTTTTAAGATCATAAGCCGCTTTGAAAAAATCATCCGATGCCCCGATAGTGTTGATATAACTGTTATCCTTGAACAAGTCTGTGGAGTTGATGGTCAATTGAAGTTCTTTGCTGATCTTTTCGAAATCCGCGGTTTTAGGGTTAGCCTGATAAGCGGCCTGCAGCTTTTCCATGCAGACTTTAGCTTTTTCCCGGGCGATATCCTTGCTTTTTGTTTTGATCACCGCTGTCTTGACTTTCTCTTTGATCGCCTCGAATTCCGGGATATAAGGATCTTTTCTTTCTTTCAGCCGCATCAGATAATAGCGTTTATCCAGCTCTACCGCCGGAATAGTCTGCCCGATCTTCAGGGATGGCAATTGCTCCGATACCTCTTGCAGCCAGCCGATCCCGGGTATAGGGTCGGTTTGGCCGAACAGGCCGGTTTCCTTTATAACCAGGGCGCAATCCCGGGATATTTTTTCCAGGGATTCTTTCCTGGCCAAGCGGAAGGCCACGT
This window contains:
- a CDS encoding ferredoxin, with the protein product MRLKFEEGNKMVKVTIDNSACVGCGLCEQACPEVFKVEGDGIAHVKASFCDQHNLKEVADQCPVTAIKVS
- a CDS encoding thiamine pyrophosphate-dependent enzyme yields the protein MSKNIFNSGHTACSGCGQSMAVKLVFEAAGRNTMVANSTGCLEVFSTKYPESSWDIPFVHSLFENSAAVASGVEAALKYLGKKDGINVIAEGGDGGTADIGLQALSGMLERGHDILYVCYDNEAYMNTGIQRSGLTPFDANTTTSPKGAKSFGNLRFKKPMPEITMAHGIPYVATASVAYPQDIQRKVKKALLIKGPKYIQIHVPCPLGWQHGSQLTSDVAKLAVDTGLYPLIEYENGKLAAVRKITPKPVSEYLKVQGRFKHLLAAPDEIKKVQDIADANIAKYGLKIENTQS